The Kitasatospora albolonga nucleotide sequence TGGAGAGCGACTGCCCGTTCCAGCGCGCCACCTCCGGGTCACGGGCGAGAGCGGCGACCGCCCGGCCCACATAGGCGGGGGACTCCGAGATCGCGAAGTGGGGCGCGTGCGCGATCGCGTCACGCCAGGTTGCCTCGGTGACACCGTGGGCCTGGAGCATCGCCTCGGAGCGCAGCCAGCCGGGGGTGAGCGCCACGGCGGTCGCGTCGTGCGGCGCGAGCTCATGGGCGAGCGCGAAAGCCATCCGGTTCACGGCGGCCTTCGCCAGGTCGTAAAAGAAGGACACGCGGTAGTTGGCCGCGTTGTACTCGTCGGTCCCGTCGGTCATCTCGACGACCAGCCCGCCGGGGGTCTCGATCAGCAGCGGCAGCGCGAAGTGGCTGGTGATGGCATGGGTGTCGACGGCCAGCCGCAGCGTGCGCAGCCCGGTGTCGAGCGAGGACTCCCACACCGTCCTGTTCCACTCGATCTCGGCGCCCCAGATGTCGTTCACCAGGATGTGCAGGGCTCCCTGCTCACCCGAGATACGGGCCACGAGCGCGCTGACCTGGTCGGGGACCAGATGGTCGACCCGCACGGCGATCCCCCGGCCGCCCGCCGCGTCGACCAGGGCCGCCGTCTCCCCGATCGTCTCGGGCCGGTCCATCTCGGAGCGCTCGGAGCCGCTCGTACGGCCCGTGACGTACACGGTCGCCCCGGCGGCGCCGAGCTGGACGGCGATCCCGCGCCCTGCCCCACGGGTGCCTCCCGCGACGAGCGCCACCCGCCCGGCGAGGTCGGAGCCCGCACCGGGCTCACTGCCGGGCGCTTCCGGTGTCATAGAGGGTCCCATATCGCCAAATGTAGGACGGTACTTCCGCGTGCGCAGACCGTCGCTCCGCTGTGACCGCGAAGCTGTCGTCTTCTTGTAGCCGTCTTCTTCTTGTGACAGGGCACAGGAGCACGCGTTCCGTCAGAGTCCGTGCTGCGAGCCGATCTCGGTACGGGACGACACCCCCAGCTTCCGCAGCGCCCGCGCCACATGGTGCTCGACCGTCCGGTGCGAGAGGACCAGCTCGCGGGCTATCTCACGGTTCGACAGGCCGAGCGCGGCCAGCCGGGCCACCGCCCGCTCCCGGGGCGAGAGATGGTCGCCGTACCCCAGCGCCCCGGGCCTGCGGGCGGTGACCAGGCCGTGTTCCCGCAGCCCGCGCTGACACCGCAGCACATCCCATACGGCGTCGATGTCCTGGTAGGCCGCGATCGCCTCGTGCAGTACGGCGCGGCCGTCCGCCGCTCCGGCGGCCAGCAGCCGGAAACCCCGCGCTTCTTTTACGTACGCGGCTTCATAGGGCCGCTCCAGGGCCGACCAGG carries:
- a CDS encoding short-chain dehydrogenase, translating into MTPEAPGSEPGAGSDLAGRVALVAGGTRGAGRGIAVQLGAAGATVYVTGRTSGSERSEMDRPETIGETAALVDAAGGRGIAVRVDHLVPDQVSALVARISGEQGALHILVNDIWGAEIEWNRTVWESSLDTGLRTLRLAVDTHAITSHFALPLLIETPGGLVVEMTDGTDEYNAANYRVSFFYDLAKAAVNRMAFALAHELAPHDATAVALTPGWLRSEAMLQAHGVTEATWRDAIAHAPHFAISESPAYVGRAVAALARDPEVARWNGQSLSSGQLARVYGFTDVDGSRPDAWRYLTEVQDRGLPADVTGYR